Proteins encoded by one window of Candidatus Nitrosocosmicus hydrocola:
- a CDS encoding 30S ribosomal protein S27ae, giving the protein MGKESKSKNSVSKFYKISNDKVERIKRECPRCGKGVFMAEHKDRLTCGKCSYTEFQKEQSKKSKS; this is encoded by the coding sequence ATGGGTAAAGAGTCAAAATCAAAAAATAGCGTTTCAAAATTTTACAAAATATCCAATGATAAAGTAGAAAGAATTAAAAGGGAATGCCCACGCTGTGGAAAGGGTGTATTTATGGCTGAGCATAAGGATAGGTTGACATGTGGCAAATGTAGCTACACGGAATTTCAAAAAGAGCAGTCTAAAAAATCCAAATCTTGA
- a CDS encoding phosphoglycolate phosphatase, with protein MNGIKWFAVDIDGTITLNGNGMVNLNALSKLRYLVKLGYKVIYVTGRSSIEAFALAVFGGTTHISIGENGGVISTAPNTHRILADKKKCLEGYDILRKEINHVSQKPVFPRMSEVVLERTFSLEQGNQVLQDNGYNLILVDSNYAYHLNEVSINKGFGLETLMNLLRIHHDEVVSIGDSITDIPMFDKAKYSITFENSSQDVRRRATHIVNGENGEGLVNAIDLVIEKKLNSEFI; from the coding sequence TTGAATGGAATAAAATGGTTCGCTGTAGACATTGATGGAACAATTACCTTAAATGGAAATGGCATGGTTAATCTAAATGCTTTATCAAAGTTAAGATATCTAGTGAAATTAGGCTACAAGGTTATTTATGTTACCGGCCGGTCTTCTATTGAGGCATTTGCGTTGGCAGTTTTTGGCGGGACAACACATATATCAATCGGTGAGAATGGCGGGGTTATAAGCACAGCACCAAATACCCATAGAATACTAGCTGATAAAAAAAAGTGTCTTGAAGGATATGACATACTGAGAAAGGAGATAAATCATGTATCTCAAAAACCAGTGTTCCCCAGGATGAGTGAAGTAGTATTAGAAAGGACTTTTAGTTTGGAACAAGGTAATCAGGTACTTCAGGACAACGGCTATAACTTGATACTAGTGGATAGTAATTATGCATATCATCTCAATGAAGTCAGTATTAATAAAGGATTTGGATTAGAAACGTTAATGAATTTACTACGTATCCATCATGATGAAGTTGTTTCGATTGGAGATAGCATAACAGATATTCCAATGTTTGATAAAGCTAAGTACAGTATTACATTTGAAAATTCCAGTCAAGATGTACGTAGAAGGGCCACACACATAGTAAACGGCGAGAATGGAGAGGGATTAGTAAACGCAATAGATTTGGTTATCGAAAAAAAATTGAATAGTGAATTCATATGA
- the argS gene encoding arginine--tRNA ligase, whose translation MIIEEIIEEIDGLIKEVLTYFDLKNTSIDYNITESPLPEYGDYSTNFSFQLAKILHKSPLTIAEDVIKCKLDLCLKWKNRRYIESMGYEKPGFINFVLNKQFFLRQFLQNGNTKDRTITTNFCDQNNNDTIILEHTSVNPNKALHVGHLRNAIIGDCLYRLFRKTGYEVKVLNYVDDSGLQVADIIVGFKHAGISTDEWKSKSIEYSKFDQYCGNEVYVKINELYKDRPDLLDKRTQVMKELEDSSSEISNFTKIIVNKVLIDQLRTTWNFRIHYDLLNFESQIVQSKLWYQLFETLKEKKIIKYEVAGKNKGCWVYSSVTEGDKVLIRSDSTLTYFAKDIPFAAWKLGFLKNPFLFTFFASQWDSTDLYSTTLQEQIDIHTDEVMSNYSKFVINFGNISRVITIIDSRQERLQHLMVEILINLGIPASKYEYLGYEPVILSKNTMAMFGIEIENNKAAHMSGRKGIFIEADLALTMLEQRAMYETRKRNPNLSEEELKNISEEIAISAIRYYFIKYDFGKMITFDINDSLSLEGDTAPYIQYAYARGKKIEEKLRDNFIQRSHKEVLQDIQNIEFSNIEIDLIKHICKYTIELHQSSEKANPKILAKYLFQLATLFNNFYESSPILSESNVDLVFVRTTIMKNCLSVFEHCMEIIGISQIRRM comes from the coding sequence ATGATTATTGAAGAAATTATTGAAGAAATTGATGGTTTAATAAAGGAAGTTTTAACTTATTTCGATCTTAAAAATACTTCAATTGATTATAATATAACTGAATCTCCGCTACCTGAATATGGGGACTATTCTACAAACTTTAGTTTTCAGCTAGCAAAGATATTGCACAAGTCACCTTTAACAATAGCAGAGGATGTCATAAAATGTAAACTAGACTTATGTTTGAAGTGGAAAAACCGACGTTATATCGAAAGTATGGGGTACGAGAAACCAGGTTTTATCAATTTTGTATTGAATAAGCAATTTTTTTTGAGACAATTCCTCCAAAATGGCAACACAAAGGATAGAACTATTACGACAAATTTTTGTGATCAAAACAATAATGATACTATTATACTCGAACACACTAGCGTAAACCCAAATAAAGCATTGCATGTTGGTCATTTGAGAAACGCGATCATAGGTGATTGTCTATACCGCCTATTTAGAAAAACAGGATACGAAGTTAAGGTTTTAAATTATGTGGATGATTCAGGACTCCAAGTAGCTGACATAATAGTAGGATTCAAACATGCTGGAATATCCACCGACGAGTGGAAATCAAAATCAATAGAATATTCCAAATTCGATCAATATTGTGGAAACGAAGTATACGTCAAGATAAACGAGTTGTACAAGGATAGACCAGACCTACTAGATAAGAGAACACAGGTAATGAAGGAGCTTGAAGATTCTAGTTCAGAAATTTCGAATTTTACTAAAATCATAGTAAATAAAGTACTAATCGATCAACTAAGAACAACATGGAATTTTAGAATTCACTATGACTTGCTCAATTTTGAATCACAGATTGTACAATCAAAACTTTGGTATCAATTGTTTGAAACCCTCAAAGAGAAAAAAATTATCAAATACGAAGTTGCAGGAAAAAATAAGGGATGTTGGGTTTATAGTTCGGTCACTGAGGGAGACAAGGTTTTGATTAGGAGTGACTCTACTCTTACTTATTTTGCAAAGGATATCCCCTTTGCAGCCTGGAAATTGGGTTTTTTGAAAAACCCTTTTCTGTTTACTTTCTTTGCATCCCAATGGGATTCTACAGATTTGTACTCAACAACCTTACAAGAACAGATAGATATTCATACTGATGAAGTTATGAGTAACTATAGTAAATTTGTAATTAATTTTGGTAATATTAGCAGGGTCATTACCATTATCGATTCAAGGCAAGAAAGACTACAACATCTGATGGTTGAAATCTTGATAAATCTCGGAATACCCGCATCTAAATATGAATATCTTGGCTACGAACCCGTCATACTGAGTAAGAACACTATGGCTATGTTTGGAATTGAGATAGAGAATAACAAGGCCGCTCACATGTCTGGGAGAAAAGGGATATTCATTGAGGCAGATCTTGCATTGACCATGCTTGAACAAAGAGCAATGTACGAAACAAGAAAAAGAAATCCCAACTTGTCCGAGGAGGAATTAAAGAACATTTCGGAAGAAATTGCAATTTCAGCTATTCGGTATTATTTCATTAAATATGATTTTGGAAAAATGATTACGTTTGATATTAATGATTCATTAAGTCTTGAGGGCGATACTGCACCCTATATACAGTATGCGTATGCCAGAGGCAAAAAGATTGAAGAGAAATTAAGAGATAATTTTATTCAACGGAGTCATAAGGAAGTTTTACAAGACATACAAAATATTGAATTTTCAAACATAGAAATCGATCTTATCAAACATATATGTAAATATACCATAGAGTTACACCAATCCTCTGAAAAAGCTAACCCTAAAATTTTGGCGAAATATCTTTTTCAACTTGCTACTTTATTTAATAACTTTTACGAAAGTTCACCAATTTTGAGTGAATCAAACGTTGACTTGGTGTTTGTACGAACTACTATTATGAAAAATTGCTTATCTGTTTTTGAGCACTGCATGGAAATAATTGGAATTTCACAGATTAGAAGAATGTAG
- a CDS encoding EMC3/TMCO1 family protein has protein sequence MIDLFSLSERIILQFPGLTPHYTQHPIFPDMFTSAVLAAIIAIGLNLAMALLRRKTTNIEKMKTVMKETGEWRKKYTEAIKKRDKQQIEELKKKQSQMQKMSMEMQQQQMRPMMLYMVPSFMLWIFVFPAIFGQTVALSPIAIPYLTCSDENVKIDTPVQTTNSTNTEVKQGPCKVPGQVFLWGWFLLVNFAFSGIVAKVTNTSIPTF, from the coding sequence TTGATAGATCTTTTTAGCTTGTCTGAAAGAATAATTCTGCAATTCCCTGGTTTAACACCTCATTATACTCAACATCCTATTTTTCCCGACATGTTCACATCAGCAGTCTTAGCAGCTATTATAGCTATAGGGCTTAACCTAGCTATGGCCCTTTTGAGAAGGAAAACAACAAACATTGAAAAAATGAAAACAGTAATGAAAGAAACTGGGGAATGGAGGAAGAAATATACTGAAGCAATTAAGAAAAGGGACAAACAACAAATTGAAGAATTAAAGAAAAAACAATCTCAAATGCAAAAAATGAGTATGGAAATGCAACAACAACAAATGAGACCTATGATGCTATACATGGTCCCATCTTTTATGCTATGGATATTTGTCTTTCCAGCAATTTTTGGCCAAACAGTAGCATTGTCACCTATCGCTATTCCATACTTGACATGCTCCGATGAAAATGTCAAGATAGATACTCCAGTTCAAACCACAAACAGCACTAATACTGAGGTCAAGCAAGGTCCTTGCAAAGTTCCAGGTCAGGTATTTCTTTGGGGATGGTTCTTATTAGTCAATTTTGCATTTAGTGGTATCGTGGCTAAGGTGACTAACACAAGTATCCCCACTTTTTAG
- a CDS encoding tetratricopeptide repeat protein, protein MEKIFGKKLLSDKNNSKSSLSASGYKITEDDIKKVNLYNKGVNKMSEEKFEDAIRCFDLSLRIDPYFIDSLIKKGYSHFHLNQYNLAISLFDQVLEIDINNAGVWNLKGLVYYKAKSYEKAIECCQKALDINPNDPMVWYNYACYLTLDGKVTEGMEALKKSIELDISNAKKAVKDRDFLSARMEEDYKRIIEVVILESIRQGNDHLGKILWITGLDSIEIQDATTRLANKGLLIKNIKKTFTGKDEQYELTKELISKIGMEKRNSVSSSKHFEAKKEVFFSSQQLKDISKILYDASESSDRGDLKMLMQNIDQLLNPILHGTLILDNFFEEHRELRLFNSRLREKGQEYLNSNKEEISKFMLEMDKKIRG, encoded by the coding sequence ATGGAAAAGATTTTCGGGAAGAAACTTTTGTCTGATAAAAACAATTCAAAGTCTTCCCTTTCTGCTAGCGGATACAAAATAACTGAAGATGACATAAAGAAAGTTAATCTATATAATAAGGGAGTTAACAAGATGTCAGAAGAAAAATTTGAAGATGCTATCAGGTGTTTTGATCTTTCACTAAGAATAGATCCATATTTTATAGATTCTCTAATTAAGAAAGGATACTCTCATTTTCACTTAAATCAATATAATTTAGCTATTTCATTGTTTGATCAGGTTCTTGAAATTGACATAAATAACGCCGGCGTATGGAACCTCAAAGGCCTAGTTTATTACAAAGCAAAGAGCTATGAGAAAGCTATAGAGTGTTGCCAAAAAGCATTAGATATTAATCCAAATGATCCCATGGTATGGTATAATTATGCATGTTATTTGACATTGGATGGTAAAGTAACCGAAGGTATGGAAGCATTAAAAAAATCTATAGAACTTGATATTTCAAATGCAAAAAAAGCTGTAAAGGATAGAGATTTTCTGAGTGCGAGGATGGAGGAAGACTACAAAAGAATTATAGAAGTAGTCATTCTCGAATCCATTAGGCAAGGTAACGATCACCTAGGTAAGATTTTGTGGATAACTGGTCTGGACAGTATAGAAATTCAAGATGCAACTACTCGCCTTGCTAATAAAGGTTTACTAATAAAGAATATCAAAAAGACTTTTACAGGCAAGGATGAACAGTATGAGCTCACAAAAGAGTTGATATCTAAAATCGGAATGGAAAAAAGAAATTCGGTATCTAGTTCTAAACATTTTGAAGCTAAAAAAGAAGTCTTTTTCTCGTCTCAACAACTTAAAGATATTAGCAAAATCTTGTACGATGCCTCCGAATCATCCGATAGAGGAGACCTTAAAATGCTAATGCAAAATATTGATCAGCTTTTAAACCCTATTCTACATGGTACCTTAATCCTCGATAACTTCTTTGAGGAACACAGGGAACTGAGACTTTTTAACAGTAGATTGCGAGAAAAGGGGCAAGAATATCTCAATTCAAACAAGGAAGAGATCTCTAAATTTATGCTGGAAATGGATAAAAAAATCAGAGGTTAA
- the purN gene encoding phosphoribosylglycinamide formyltransferase translates to MKNLAILISGRGSNMKSILRAIKSGEIDGIKNVLVISNRPNAPGLEIASKEFGIKTSIVLPDENGQTFDEKLIVELQRNDIFEHNSIICLAGYMRILSPEFVKIYKNKIINIHPSLLPSFKGLNAQKQALIAGVKVTGCTVHLVDDGIDTGPILLQKCVPVYDADTIDSLSARILVEEHEIYVKALKLLASNRLLLKDNKIIQI, encoded by the coding sequence GTGAAGAATCTAGCTATACTCATATCAGGGAGAGGGAGTAATATGAAATCGATACTTCGAGCCATTAAAAGTGGAGAAATCGACGGAATTAAAAATGTGTTAGTAATCTCAAATAGGCCAAATGCACCAGGATTGGAAATTGCAAGTAAAGAATTTGGTATCAAGACGTCAATTGTTCTACCTGATGAAAACGGACAAACGTTTGATGAAAAGCTCATTGTTGAATTACAGAGAAACGATATTTTTGAACACAACAGTATTATTTGCTTAGCCGGTTACATGCGGATCTTGAGCCCAGAATTTGTGAAAATTTACAAAAATAAGATAATAAATATTCATCCTTCCTTACTTCCGTCTTTTAAGGGACTCAATGCTCAAAAACAAGCTCTTATTGCAGGGGTCAAAGTTACTGGATGTACCGTACACCTCGTTGACGACGGTATAGATACTGGACCTATTCTCCTACAAAAATGCGTTCCAGTGTACGATGCGGATACCATAGATTCTTTGTCTGCGCGTATATTGGTTGAGGAGCATGAAATTTACGTTAAAGCATTGAAATTATTAGCCTCAAACAGACTATTATTAAAGGATAATAAGATTATTCAAATTTGA
- a CDS encoding sulfite exporter TauE/SafE family protein, whose protein sequence is MNDIIIAFFVSLFAGIVGSMVGVGGGIINGPFLSLLNYIPSQISATSLIAVFSTSISSSVQFMRKALVVKKVGSILAVSSIPGTAIGVYVANSFSIEQFRYLFAVILLCTAIYLLMRQRLYTTDNLETESRAYSEQLSIQKVRWIVLITLSFIAGIISSSFGVGGGIVFVPCLMVLMKFSVKFSTATSQFALIFTSLSGLIIFISQGRPDYQMGLVLSFGAIIGGTIGSILSLRINSSIILKMFSGLLFVVSLKLIYDGLILQN, encoded by the coding sequence TTGAATGATATAATTATTGCTTTTTTTGTTTCCCTGTTTGCAGGAATAGTAGGTTCTATGGTAGGGGTGGGTGGTGGCATAATCAATGGCCCTTTCCTCAGCTTACTTAACTACATTCCATCGCAAATTTCAGCTACAAGTTTAATTGCTGTCTTCTCAACTAGTATATCGTCATCTGTCCAATTTATGAGAAAAGCACTTGTTGTAAAAAAAGTTGGATCTATTTTGGCTGTGTCATCTATCCCTGGCACAGCCATAGGAGTTTATGTCGCAAATAGTTTTTCTATTGAGCAATTTAGATATCTTTTTGCAGTAATTTTACTTTGTACAGCCATATACCTTTTAATGAGACAAAGGTTATATACAACTGACAATTTAGAGACAGAGTCTAGAGCTTATTCAGAGCAGTTATCTATCCAAAAGGTAAGGTGGATAGTTTTGATAACTTTATCATTCATTGCTGGAATTATTTCCAGTAGTTTTGGAGTTGGAGGGGGTATAGTTTTTGTACCTTGTTTAATGGTTTTAATGAAATTTAGTGTAAAATTTTCTACTGCAACCTCACAATTCGCATTAATCTTTACGTCTCTCTCTGGGTTGATCATTTTCATATCACAGGGCAGACCAGATTATCAGATGGGTTTAGTCCTTTCTTTTGGTGCAATAATAGGAGGGACGATAGGTAGCATTTTATCATTGCGAATAAATTCCTCAATTATCTTAAAAATGTTTAGCGGACTCTTATTCGTAGTATCCTTGAAACTTATCTATGATGGGCTGATCTTACAAAATTGA
- a CDS encoding UPF0147 family protein, whose product MTVTKKELKQKENLERLNNAISTLDSLIKNVNIQRNIRNMIREVLAILKDEKGGSISVRAANAISMLDGVTQNPQMQSHIRTSLWQVVSALESIRE is encoded by the coding sequence TTGACCGTAACAAAGAAAGAATTAAAACAAAAAGAGAATTTAGAAAGATTAAACAATGCAATATCAACTCTGGATTCGCTAATTAAGAATGTAAATATTCAGCGAAACATTAGAAATATGATTAGAGAGGTGTTGGCAATTCTAAAAGACGAAAAGGGTGGAAGTATATCTGTTAGAGCAGCAAACGCCATTAGTATGCTAGATGGCGTTACCCAAAATCCACAAATGCAATCACATATTAGAACAAGTTTATGGCAAGTGGTTTCAGCACTAGAAAGCATTCGTGAATAA
- a CDS encoding beta-CASP ribonuclease aCPSF1 has translation MIPEKKIVNKKNGVNDNQNDLGINDTQRIKIEKSKNELEETLIERISKSIPKEAQITIIKFEAANIALYTKNPGFALTELTLHLSALSKSIKKRFIIRTDPSIRLPEEETRNVISRILPKEVTISVIFCDEATGEVILEVNNPEGITSDIFIKIATNTGWIAHTRRSPHIPSNSIKNIHSVLKSSSKDRINFYQSLGRRIFRAPLLSNSLIQTSNGVMTTYQETSRNMATHQVDYHLEKNPYQYSNIKEVFIYCLGGVKQVGRSCFIVVTPESKIMLDCGINPGENVNYNAYPRIDWFNFNLDELDAVVISHAHIDHQGFLPALYKFGYKGPVYCTEPTLPLMTLLQLDSVKIAQNNGSYIPYEIRDVNEIIKHCIPIPYGKPTDISPDVTITLNNAGHIMGSATVHINISGAHNILYTGDYKYARTQLLDGAMANYPRVETIITESTYGASNDLMPDQSTVYGSFTESINQTLKQGGKVLIPVPAVGRAQEIMLVLDKEMREGRLIESPIFIEGMISEASAIHMSFAHYLGYEVRKSVSEGINPFTSSYFTVINGISKREEVFTDDSPSIIMATSGMLEGGPSVEYFKQISPSPQNKIIFVSYQINGTLGRRVLDGSISEASMIDKHGKVKVIPVRCSKQKIDGFSGHSDFNQIMNFVSKVRPKRVLVNHGERSKSENVASMIYSRMRIRSSVPDNREIIKLK, from the coding sequence GTGATTCCAGAAAAGAAAATAGTAAACAAGAAGAATGGAGTAAATGACAATCAAAATGACTTGGGTATAAATGATACTCAGAGAATTAAGATTGAAAAGTCGAAAAATGAATTGGAGGAAACCCTTATTGAAAGGATATCCAAATCCATTCCGAAGGAAGCTCAAATTACTATTATCAAATTTGAAGCAGCTAATATTGCCTTGTATACAAAGAACCCTGGGTTTGCACTAACAGAATTAACGTTGCATTTATCTGCATTGTCAAAGTCTATTAAAAAGAGGTTCATAATTAGAACTGACCCTTCTATCAGGTTACCCGAAGAGGAAACACGAAATGTTATAAGTAGAATTTTGCCAAAGGAGGTAACTATATCTGTAATTTTTTGTGACGAAGCAACAGGGGAGGTCATTTTGGAAGTTAACAACCCAGAGGGAATCACATCCGACATTTTCATTAAGATTGCCACAAACACTGGTTGGATAGCTCATACTAGACGATCACCTCATATTCCATCAAATAGCATCAAAAATATCCATTCAGTATTAAAGAGTTCTTCAAAAGACCGAATCAATTTTTACCAAAGTTTAGGACGACGAATATTCAGGGCTCCTTTGCTTTCCAATTCATTGATTCAAACCAGTAATGGAGTTATGACAACCTATCAAGAAACATCAAGGAATATGGCTACTCATCAGGTAGATTATCATTTAGAAAAAAATCCATACCAGTATAGTAACATTAAGGAGGTTTTCATATACTGTTTGGGAGGAGTCAAACAAGTAGGAAGATCTTGTTTTATAGTTGTTACGCCTGAAAGCAAAATAATGCTCGATTGTGGAATAAACCCTGGTGAAAACGTGAATTATAATGCTTATCCAAGAATAGATTGGTTTAATTTCAACTTAGATGAATTAGATGCTGTAGTTATTAGCCATGCTCACATAGATCATCAAGGATTTCTACCTGCTCTTTATAAATTTGGGTACAAGGGGCCAGTCTATTGCACTGAGCCAACTTTGCCTTTGATGACGTTATTGCAATTGGATTCTGTAAAAATTGCTCAAAATAACGGATCATATATTCCATATGAAATAAGGGACGTGAATGAAATTATAAAGCATTGTATCCCTATTCCCTATGGCAAACCGACTGATATCTCTCCCGACGTTACTATAACATTAAACAATGCAGGCCATATAATGGGAAGTGCTACAGTGCACATCAATATTTCCGGTGCGCATAATATTCTTTACACGGGAGATTACAAATATGCTCGAACCCAATTATTAGATGGGGCAATGGCTAACTATCCAAGGGTAGAAACGATTATTACAGAGAGTACTTATGGTGCATCTAATGATCTAATGCCTGATCAATCAACGGTCTATGGTTCATTTACTGAAAGCATTAATCAAACCCTAAAACAAGGAGGAAAAGTTTTGATTCCTGTTCCAGCAGTAGGAAGGGCTCAAGAGATCATGTTGGTTTTAGATAAAGAGATGCGAGAAGGTCGTTTGATTGAATCCCCTATATTTATAGAAGGAATGATCTCTGAAGCCAGTGCTATTCATATGTCATTTGCTCATTATCTCGGATATGAAGTCAGAAAATCAGTCTCTGAAGGCATTAACCCATTCACTTCATCTTACTTTACAGTCATAAATGGAATAAGTAAAAGAGAAGAGGTATTCACAGATGATTCCCCTTCCATAATCATGGCGACCTCGGGTATGCTTGAGGGTGGACCGTCGGTTGAATACTTTAAGCAAATTTCGCCTAGTCCTCAAAATAAAATTATTTTCGTTTCTTATCAGATAAACGGGACATTAGGTAGGAGAGTCCTAGACGGATCAATATCTGAGGCTAGCATGATCGATAAACATGGGAAGGTGAAAGTTATCCCTGTACGTTGCTCCAAACAAAAGATTGATGGCTTTAGTGGGCACAGTGATTTTAACCAAATAATGAACTTTGTTTCTAAAGTACGGCCCAAGCGTGTTTTAGTGAACCATGGTGAAAGATCAAAATCAGAGAATGTTGCAAGTATGATTTACTCAAGAATGAGAATACGTTCAAGTGTACCTGACAACCGTGAGATAATTAAGCTAAAGTAA
- a CDS encoding signal recognition particle subunit SRP19/SEC65 family protein, which translates to MKDYDNVIIWLDYFNKNFSREKGRKVSKSFAVYDPLVSELLNAIESLGHTVDKEQINEGARFPKRAHIKSGYIMIEKKGLNKSTLIKSISEKIVINRSKSKSK; encoded by the coding sequence ATGAAGGATTACGATAATGTCATCATATGGTTAGATTATTTTAACAAGAATTTTTCCAGGGAGAAAGGGAGAAAAGTATCGAAGTCGTTTGCTGTTTATGACCCGCTGGTTTCAGAGTTGCTCAATGCTATTGAATCACTAGGACATACTGTTGACAAAGAACAAATTAATGAAGGGGCACGCTTTCCGAAAAGGGCTCACATTAAATCTGGATATATTATGATAGAAAAAAAGGGGTTAAATAAGAGCACATTGATAAAAAGTATTTCTGAAAAGATAGTAATAAACAGATCGAAATCAAAAAGCAAGTAG
- a CDS encoding phosphoribosylformylglycinamidine synthase subunit PurS, whose product MTSSPEKQIIDVNVTICNKQFLNDPVGETVLNDLILREDYKDVISVRSAKSLYIKVVAYDNKDALNKVMIMCEELRLYNPIVSTCEVSIVKEESP is encoded by the coding sequence ATGACCTCATCCCCTGAAAAGCAAATTATTGATGTAAATGTAACAATATGTAATAAGCAATTTCTTAATGACCCAGTGGGTGAAACTGTTCTTAATGATTTAATTTTAAGGGAAGACTATAAGGACGTTATATCAGTACGGTCTGCAAAATCCTTGTATATAAAGGTTGTAGCATATGATAATAAAGACGCTTTGAATAAAGTTATGATTATGTGCGAGGAACTGCGATTGTATAACCCTATTGTAAGCACTTGTGAAGTATCTATTGTTAAGGAAGAGAGTCCTTAA
- a CDS encoding H/ACA ribonucleoprotein complex subunit GAR1 — translation MTEEFVSNNDNHYLTMELLGEILHFSKSGRLIVKIDQNRKNPRAGLLVFNNEKKIGKIVELIGSVKSPYASIIPFIQPRSKTNGMKVYTNPTTSKVRTFKARNYIKRNKK, via the coding sequence TTGACAGAAGAATTTGTAAGTAATAATGATAATCACTATTTGACTATGGAATTACTGGGAGAAATTCTTCATTTTTCAAAGAGCGGCCGATTAATAGTAAAGATAGATCAGAATCGAAAAAATCCGAGAGCTGGATTGCTTGTATTCAATAACGAAAAAAAGATTGGCAAGATAGTCGAATTAATCGGGTCGGTGAAATCTCCTTATGCCTCAATAATTCCATTTATCCAACCTAGGAGCAAAACAAATGGTATGAAAGTGTACACGAATCCAACAACCAGTAAGGTTCGAACATTTAAAGCTCGAAATTATATTAAGCGTAATAAGAAATAG
- a CDS encoding transcription initiation factor IIB has product MQDILKGEFICSICGYVVQDNLEDCGQDSFISDPIHRIKNTRASGVNSISYHDFGLHTEIDSQFKDYTGKCFKENTKKSMLSLRKWNSIIRISSSKERRLSNVLCRINEVSSLLSVPKVVCETAALLYRNYENKCDTKGKSTSCMAAAAVYYACKICKVLRSLNEIVCCSNSIEQINENQKLASKYYRSMVLACENDDYSGQRLLKQQNKITDYITFQSHDHSLNKINHNIANLQSININQYISKLANTAKFDIKIERLALEIAKKTENHLLSDGKSPNGIAAAYLYLASVLLGINILQMDISRLAGVTEVTIRNRCKDILTCFRITLKIKPSLKV; this is encoded by the coding sequence GTGCAAGATATACTAAAGGGAGAATTCATCTGTAGTATTTGCGGTTACGTTGTTCAAGACAACCTTGAGGATTGTGGCCAAGATTCATTTATTAGCGACCCTATACATAGGATCAAAAATACCCGCGCAAGTGGAGTAAATAGCATATCATATCATGACTTTGGCCTTCATACGGAAATTGATAGCCAATTTAAGGATTATACCGGAAAATGTTTTAAAGAAAATACAAAAAAATCAATGCTCAGTCTTAGAAAATGGAATAGTATTATCAGAATATCCAGTTCCAAGGAAAGAAGACTTTCCAATGTTCTTTGTAGGATTAATGAAGTTAGTTCTTTATTATCAGTTCCTAAGGTAGTATGTGAAACTGCAGCGCTATTATACAGAAATTACGAAAACAAATGTGATACTAAGGGAAAATCTACTTCTTGCATGGCCGCAGCGGCTGTCTATTATGCTTGTAAGATATGCAAAGTATTGAGGTCATTGAATGAGATAGTTTGCTGTAGTAATTCAATTGAACAGATTAACGAGAATCAAAAACTAGCATCAAAATACTATCGATCTATGGTATTAGCTTGTGAAAATGATGATTATTCAGGACAACGACTATTGAAACAGCAAAATAAGATTACCGATTACATAACTTTTCAATCACATGATCATAGTCTGAATAAAATTAACCATAATATTGCAAACCTACAATCTATCAATATTAATCAATATATTTCTAAACTAGCTAACACTGCAAAATTTGACATCAAGATAGAAAGACTAGCACTAGAAATTGCAAAGAAGACTGAAAATCATTTGCTATCAGATGGAAAATCGCCAAATGGAATAGCCGCAGCTTACCTCTACTTGGCATCTGTATTGCTAGGAATCAATATTCTTCAGATGGATATTTCAAGATTAGCTGGGGTTACTGAGGTCACTATTCGTAACAGATGTAAAGATATCCTAACTTGCTTCAGGATTACCCTTAAGATAAAACCGTCTTTAAAAGTATAA